From Amphiura filiformis chromosome 20, Afil_fr2py, whole genome shotgun sequence, a single genomic window includes:
- the LOC140142481 gene encoding calmodulin-like protein 4: MAHVFSQKQIDEYKECFSLYDRSERRDGIRGEDLIVVMRSLGSYPTIEEIKDYRKQYEHGGKIKFNDFLMVMNNQLKTEDAQKEILEAFRMSDKQKMGSIPVAELKNTMTRFGEQISEREVDSLLRELGIQKKAGIPYKEFVAQVLNPIPDTLP, from the exons AGTACAAAGAGTGCTTTTCTCTGTACGATAGATCTGAAAGACGGGATGGAATACGTGGTGAAGACTTGATTGTAGTCATGAGATCACTAGGCAGCTATCCAACAATAGAAGAAATCAAAGATTATCGCAAGCAGTATGAACATG GTGGTAAAATCAAATTTAATGATTTTCTGATGGTGATGAACAACCAGTTGAAGACAGAAGACGCACAAAAAGAAATTCTGGAAGCATTCCGTATGTCAGATAAACAGAAGATGGGATCCATTCCTGTAGCAGAACTCAAGAATACAATGACAAGATTTGGAGAACAAATATCAGAAAGAGAAG TTGACTCCTTGCTGAGAGAGCTGGGTATTCAGAAGAAAGCTGGCATTCCTTATAAAGAATTTGTCGCTCAAGTCCTCAACCCAATTCCTGATACCCTGCCTTAA
- the LOC140142480 gene encoding uncharacterized protein has protein sequence MGWSWDELRKLKRWLCAYKIHMQCEAKTRQAKKDILQGCNIQKEMLPFFFKEKDQETKKDETITKLAPMVSIPDLQDHITHTLDELDRVDLLTWDDAIPNDEIWVKIGGDGGGGTTKFYYQILNTEKCNSRRNSTVFCAYAADESLPNLHIALDRFVNQVNGLLTATWRDKKIVPWLCADYLLICKLLGLQGASATYPCMLCHAKRGKLDEAEEDEQRSLESIHTDFERVEAKAFTVEAKQQNHSVSHQPFFKIPLEQVCIPGLHVSLGLWNKFYSLLENDVGKLGNLIVDKLAEEDENSEEEKTKFGKHVKVTRELLKQVRSKEDEAQKIREEYIDLECQLVYQSLSSTVSPTHKEQNKAISKLHSQAQKLEKEAEDIKLANKLDEAVNPLMNKMDESLKKFKVRRQAWYSGTFVGNHVHKCLKKENYSQLLDDICIAAKEICPDDEVIDFAEMIKLKYTRLFEAFSLCHQGYSKSESISAADLSRLEINIHNLAGYYKDTFGGGKFTPKFHLLLHHVTDFIQRTGVGLGKMGEQGGEQLHHEFNVIGRRMQGVKNVKGEDPELHHLGSVMEEHLIKVSPVTRKMIEE, from the exons ATGGGATGGAGCTGGGATGAGCTTAGGAAGCTCAAAAG ATGGTTGTGTGCTTACAAAATTCACATGCAGTGTGAGGCCAAAACTAGACAAGCAAAGAAAGATATTTTACAGG ggtgtaacataCAGAAAGAGATGCTACCTTTCTTTTTCAAGGAAAAAGACCAAGAAACCAAGAAAGATGAGACTATTACAAAACTGGCCCCCATGGTTTCCATACCAGATCTACAAGACCACATCACACACACACTTGATGAGCTAGACAG GGTTGATCTTCTTACATGGGATGATGCTATACCAAACGATGAGATTTGGGTGAAGATAGGTGGAGATGGTGGCGGTGGAACAACTAAATTCTACTACCAGATTCTAAACACAGAGAAGTGCAACTCCAGAAGAAACAGCACAGTATTCTGCGCATATGCAGCGGATGAATCACTACCAAATCTGCACATAGCATTGGACAGGTTTGTGAATCAAGTTAATGGACTGCTGACTGCTACATGGAG AGACAAGAAAATCGTTCCATGGTTGTGTGCCGACTACCTCCTAATATGCAAACTTCTTGGATTGCAGGGTGCTTCAG CAACATATCCATGTATGTTGTGCCATGCCAAGAGAGGGAAGCTAGACGAAGCAGAAGAGGATGAACAAAGATCTCTGGAATCAATTCATACAGATTTTGAAAGAGTGGAAGCAAAGGCATTTACAGTAGAGGCCAAACAACAGAACCATAGCGTATCACACCAACCCTTCTTCAAAATTCCCCTTGAGCAG gtttgcatacCAGGGCTACATGTAAGCTTGGGACTATGGAATAAGTTTTACAGCCTGCTAGAAAATGATGTGGGGAAACTTGGAAACCTGATTGTTGATAAACTTGCTGAAGAGGATGAG AATTCTGAAGAAGAAAAAACCAAGTTTGGCAAACATGTCAAGGTAACCAGGGAGTTACTGAAGCAAGTTAGGAGCAAAGAAGATGAAGCTCAGAAGATAAGAGAAGAGTATATTGACTTGGAATGTCAGCTTGTGTATCAGTCTTTGAGTTCAACAGTATCACCCACACACAAAGAGCAAAATAAGGCCATATCCAAACTGCACAGTCAGGCTCAGAAATTG GAAAAGGAGGCTGAAGATATCAAGCTGGCAAACAAACTCGATGAGGCAGTAAATCCACTGATGAACAAGATGGATGAGAGCTTAAAGAAATTTAAGGTTCGAAGACAAGCCTGGTACTCGGGGACATTCGTGGGTAACCACGTCCACAAGTGTTTGAAG AAGGAGAACTACAGTCAACTACTAGATGACATATGCATTGCTGCTAAGGAGATCTGCCCTGATGACGAGGTCATTGACTTTGCCGAAATGATCAAATTGAAGTACACACGACTGTTTGAGGCCTTCAGCTTGTGCCACCAGGGCTACAGCAAATCTGAGTCAATCTCCGCTGCAGATCTGTCCAGACTTG AAATCAACATACACAACTTAGCTGGCTACTACAAGGATACATTTGGAGGTGGCAAATTTACACCAAAATTCCACCTGCTGTTACATCATGTAACAGATTTTATTCAGAGAACAGGAGTTGGATTGGGGAAGATGGGGGAACAGGGTGGTGAACAACTGCACCACGAATTCAATGTAATTGGCAGAAGAATGCAAGGAGTCAAGAATGTGAAGGGGGAGGATCCAGAGCTGCATCATTTAGGTAGTGTGATGGAAGAACATCTCATCAAGGTCAGCCCGGTAACACGCAAAATGATTGAGGAGTAA